A single region of the Anguilla rostrata isolate EN2019 chromosome 11, ASM1855537v3, whole genome shotgun sequence genome encodes:
- the LOC135234713 gene encoding RNA-binding motif, single-stranded-interacting protein 2-like, producing MLLSVPPRTGVNPYNGYNSRNSKKQAYVSSHQQMALPSPNTNSSSNSSNGGGEQLSRTNLYIRGLHPGTTDQDLVKLCQPYGKIVSTKAILDKATNKCKGYGFVDFDSPSAAQKAVTALKTSGVQAQMAKQQEQDPTNLYISNLPLSMDEHELEAMLKPFSQVISTRVLRDSNGSSRGVGFARMESTEKCEAIIQHFNGKYIKTPPGVPVPSEPLLCKFADGGQKKRLNPGKYLQNGRPWTRDGDTGGVTLTYDPTAALQNGFYSSPYSITPNRMIAQTSLSPYMQSPVSSYQVHSPSWMHHQSYLMQPAGTVLTPTLDHTMSIQPTSMMGPLTQQLSHLSMGSTGQYIPANTTMQGTYIPQYTPVPASVTMEESSGQPQQQVAMETPSEHTAYYQHSK from the exons CAGGCCTATGTGTCTTCccaccagcagatggcgctgCCCAGTCCCAAtaccaacagcagcagcaacagcagcaacggGGGAGGGGAACAGCTGAGTAGAACCAACCTGTACATCCGTGGTCTTCACCCGGGGACCACAGACCAGGACCTGGTCAAGCTATGTCAGCC ATACGGCAAAATCGTGTCCACCAAGGCCATCCTGGACAAGGCCACCAACAAGTGCAAAG GGTATGGTTTTGTCGACTTTGACAGTCCTTCTGCTGCGCAGAAGGCAGTGACCGCACTGAAGACCAGTGGAGTCCAGGCCCAGATGGCCAAG CAACAGGAGCAGGACCCCACGAACCTGTACATCTCCAACCTGCCGCTCTCCATGGACGAGCACGAGCTGGAGGCCATGCTGAAGCCCTTCAGCCAGGTCATCTCCACGCGCGTTCTGCGGGACAGCAATGGGAGCAGCCGCGGCGTGGGATTTGccag GATGGAATCCACAGAGAAGTGTGAAGCCATAATTCAGCATTTTAATGGCAAATACATCAAGACTCCGCCCGGAGTACCAG TGCCCTCGGAACCCTTGCTGTGCAAGTTTGCGGACGGGGGGCAGAAGAAGCGGCTGAACCCGGGGAAGTACCTGCAGAACGGCAGACCCTGGACCAGGGACGGGGAcacg gGAGGTGTGACCCTAACCTATGACCCCACAGCGGCCCTGCAAAACGG gtttTACTCCTCTCCGTACAGTATCACCCCTAACCGGATGATCGCTCAGACGTCCCTCTCCCCCTACATGCAGTCTCCCGTCTCCTCCTACCAg GTGCACAGCCCCTCCTGGATGCATCACCAATCGTACCTCATGCAGCCAGCG GGGACGGTCCTGACCCCCACGTTGGACCACACCATGTCCATCCAGCCCACCTCCATGATGGGACCTCTCACACAGCAGCTCAGCCACCTCTCTATGGGCAGCACCGGCCAG TACATACCGGCCAACACAACTATGCAAGGGACCTACATTCCCCAGTACACCCCAGTGCCTGCCAGCGTCACAATGGAG GAGAGCAGTGGACAGCCACAGCAGCAGGTGGCCATGGAGACACCCTCTGAACACACGGCTTACTATCAGCACAGCAAATGa